The Antennarius striatus isolate MH-2024 chromosome 23, ASM4005453v1, whole genome shotgun sequence genome has a segment encoding these proteins:
- the LOC137590301 gene encoding uncharacterized protein isoform X2, translated as MSHSLDSSYDSEKQSSTSSTGQYGLSSRQAENNLHIIYSHLGLMPSLGSSVNSSVSLDSSGAASPLVIPWLMEKRAEYNGFVKDSDIERSTDIHIDRAREEGVAHENSLQFSNVAIPQRDVLCSSHTRMASYPMSSTTTSQGQRHSNFKCSSSLDWLLNCNTPSADDSKSPAPSKYVSASENKFNASRDGEYDKQSILGCNDGDYRFPNNLEPLVTSSQPKYTAESANELLSSLGLEKDDLEYLISYPEDQITPANLPFILRQIRIQKTKRTTAAVLPNCYPEPQFPGTMSGTDSQSLSSLNFAEKPQEELTLAAQPSDMFDYGHTGNYTGVVGNGSRKTSDSRTTESGSMMLYTCENSKHNQEPSQKSQSELENSVLGSSTDQGSPVSCLSSKHIPVRISATPPSYQQTKRLQTQLNLTSLTAYKSGASELAPLKEPETNRQSTLETQTQSTLASHIQSNKPDLIVNDAECNSKKLTKVPAQEMKAAEQLKKQQIKEQTEKQPVVKRSKQKKQQTQKRPVSQTLKAVLISHQKSSLHLTNRKCLQKERSCHRLSSPRRSLDRVSSPRRSLDRLSSPRRSLDRLSSPRWSLDRLSSPRRSLDRLSSPRRSLDRLSSPRRSLDRLSSPSRRRDRLSSPRRSLDRLSSSRRSLDRLSAPRERRDQLSSPRRSLDRLSSPRRSLDRLSSPRRSLDRLSSSRRSLDRLSAPRRTRDRQTSPRWSHVRVSSPRRSFDRLSSPRRSLDRLSSPRRSLDRLSSPRRSLDRLSSPRRSLDRLSSPRRSLDRVSSPRRSLDRLSSPRRSLDRLSSPRRSLDRLSSPRRSLDRLSSPRKSLDRLSSPRRSLDRLSSPRRSRDRLSSPRRRRDRLSSPRRSRDRLSSPRRRRDQLSSPRRSRDRLSSPRRSLDWLSSPRRSLDRLSSPRRSLDRLPSPRRGNDRPSSQRMGYDRPSSPRRGYDRPSSPRRGYNRPSSPRRGYNRPSLPRMGYDQASRASKDSAFKQKKPISAKSLAKKLLKASAVQSLSEQCDIEAMAKTLGSVILAELTKVKSASASLSSASSSPKAEEELLSTPSKSSSDLRKRQSGKSSPPTVVRLQGVDKSLSRNDVVTALEHYGRTKSVLLFRSKLQAVACYENEEDAKKLMTVESLNVKGLPVTVVRHKDEEKMPHQDKPSTSSVSNPQTNESITAARPRKVLLPTPKRPLFSGKRESFANILITRMFDCPGTATKPKVLMSKSKKISTRQLAKTIKAGKLPVKKAKKRQSTSSGSMLGTGQSKQKPTAETSVTSVTQSVVEKKETDATSTTEEAVGPQEDKAEIETSNVTSFKPQHQSELDQDAEELQSMQLEETGLGATEPMEVDIRESQTPSSPFETHPEDTKTIKQDVVTSVTTQADPSVRNPSVTVVSRHQAAASTSSEPGPESSHLTIGEMVEEHMNIERLVCINLKTCFTPKFLSHGPRVCKVLVTGLPPYYDGCYTEKDIVKMLIPLGFESHTRAIYVVPQMCMALVQISKANFVQYLKQEARRKNILKFKGHKIKLRVLKNDIDMTQRGMYIFLMKLMNSPVTCLGFKVVFIKNISPSEIETLREMVKKQCCIKNFLPLLNKVYIEFKTAWDADQFGICCNLLPKNPHRGVYRLRSEKISESIELPACGNTSDCQDVATERYPSAEAIPPKSTTPFWMTITTCPYLYPTSFPYFINPNNLTVNGEKDMEEANRIGSKIPTIMLTGFTNGLHKHEDVVKLLRPYFPKHNLDFLYYNVLVLPLQRRAFVFFTDWTSCCDFVRDHISKPVSVRNCTLTVHFVLEDMGPVSSEEMVYRTAMKWTSPEFPVSPPETLEDRLLCVEVSVTFVALIKMVINMIGSLATLVNFLPLSNKIYVEIADSRGITQVMKKIQGRSKKQRLWSCVLHIETLKSLKERLQHKREWETQPSVTSEQRAAASSNVAGEEDAEKPGPEISNVPTADPKENPSGVPQIDNHIFKVIKEAVRQHRLTQRTTPLFAGIAMEEDSSADVQQTGPKEDQTLQVLDSVNNEDKVGPEEFSEMEIDGTFQVLDCLTEDQATTDEVSALVQDDCSSTIKSLTGDAAVPVGDASEERSAGPPDQEMHKNDSQVLGSSCKQGSNGKRGKGLSTQSYKDLKYPDGQISNEDQPLEDHDEKLKDLNSLFTEQGTFEILDSVEEIVTKHENQKPGTPSCQISDENVTSIANDSLKVVDSLKGLTPATETESQSDGKGEKAKKRETTIRNDRPSRRITSSKNEENNSGKKQDKAAIKMDPTTDGGKKGTGTMDKMDFQIVYSVEDESVVDTSTNIERSGRRRSARGKKDEKITSTLTNIPDKPVEDEEATADEPTITTRSARGKMKKTVAPKKAIPTRRAKSARIQEQNKEQTKNKEADVTNESPNRSGISETEACEEDSTYKIFDSVEEVGKNNRPATGQKRKRGRPKKLTKKAKQDNAASKQVENDASKTVTDEEATSVLISLNETLVTLDEAGSDEKKMQEEAKQEDEPVKKSTSSKVSIKHEREEEKEPTDIPSPTSLGASMSLDKNLRSSDDQPEVLKTEVEVEAAAKADIDSTSSGADRPPELETLDGCKDEGWSRRDIKDVSKQRGDLTEPEAKRCRFHSPCDPADFKLPSLKPPVSDEGEKETELPCVDPFGQPGVKDDSVGVASAQRPDVKPAFEARTENRESHNSYCPPLGEKRIQFFDKFGTRFNDKDLINPNNWGKIASARQGRVPRHNPFSHMDVWKSTQIKSESTMLSCFAVETPNKPANQCDVRMTIYHHNHGPWAEVEMMEKERTQLLTFLVAPPGPVFPTLPQGCFYNGPTGIMKTHKRKKYM; from the exons ATGTCTCATTCCCTTGATAGCTCTTATGACTCTGAGAAACAAAGTTCAACCAGCTCTACTGGGCAGTATGGACTCTCCAGTAGGCAGGCCGAGAATAATCTTCACATAATATACTCTCATCTCGGACTTATGCCCAGCCTTGGTTCTTCTGTAAATTCTTCTGTGAGTCTAGATAGCTCTGGTGCAGCATCTCCATTGGTTATTCCTTGGTTGATGGAGAAAAGAGCGGAATACAATGGGTTCGTGAAAGATAGTGACATAGAAAGATCAACAGACATACATATTGACAGAGCCAGAGAGGAAGGGGTGGCTCATGAAAACAGTTTACAGTTTAGTAATGTGGCGATCCCACAAAGAGATGTGTTGTGCTCCTCGCACACTAGAATGGCCTCATACCCAATGTCCTCAACCACTACTTCTCAAGGGCAAAGACACTCAAACTTTAAATGCAGTAGCTCCTTGGACTGGTTATTGAACTGCAATACACCCAGTGCCGATGACAGCAAATCACCCGCTCCATCTAAATATGTAAGTGccagtgaaaataaattcaatgcCTCCAGGGATGGAGAATATGACAAGCAGTCCATTCTTGGGTGTAATGATGGGGATTATCGATTTCCAAATAACCTTGAGCCCCTTGTGACGTCCAGTCAACCCAAGTACACTGCTGAATCAGCTAATGAACTTCTTTCATCCCTCGGACTTGAAAAAGATGACTTGGAGTATCTCATCTCCTACCCTGAAGACCAGATTACCCCTGCTAACCTCCCGTTCATCTTACGCCAAATTCGCATTCAGAAGACCAAGAGAACTACAGCAGCAGTTCTGCCAAATTGCTACCCTGAGCCCCAATTCCCTGGAACCATGAGTGGAACGGACAGTCAGAGCTTGAGTTCTTTGAACTTTGCAGAGAAGCCCCAGGAGGAATTGACATTGGCTGCTCAACCAAGCGACATGTTTGATTATGGACATACAGGCAATTATACCGGAGTAGTTGGGAATGGAAGTAGAAAGACCAGTGACAGTAGAACCACTGAGAGTGGAAGTATGATGTTGTACACTTGTGAGAATAGCAAACACAATCAAGAACCTTCACAAAAAAGCCAAAGTGAACTTGAAAACAGTGTTTTAGGTTCTTCTACTGACCAGGGGAgtcctgtttcctgtctcagCTCTAAACACATACCAGTACGGATATCTGCGACACCCCCAAGCTATCAACAGACCAAACGATTGCAGACACAGTTAAATCTGACCTCCCTAACAGCTTACAAATCTGGGGCCTCCGAACTTGCTCCTCTAAAAGAACCAGAAACGAATCGCCAATCAACATTGGAGACCCAAACACAAAGCACACTTGCCAGTCATATTCAGTCCAACAAACCTGACCTCATTGTGAATGATGCTGAATGCAACAGCAAGAAACTGACAAAAGTTCCAGCTCAAGAGATGAAAGCTGCTGAGCAGTTAAAAAAACAGCAGATCAAGGAACAAACAGAGAAGCAGCCAGTTGTGAAAcgatcaaaacaaaaaaagcagcagaCACAAAAACGGCCTGTATCACAGACGTTGAAAGCG GTGTTGATCTCCCACCAGAAGAGCAGCCTTCATCTTACCAACCGCAAATGCCTGCAGAAAGA aaggagctgccATCGACTGTCATCACCAAGAAGGAGCCTCGATCGAGTGTCATCACCAAGAAGGAGCCTCGATCGACTGTCATCACCGAGAAGGAGCCTCGATCGACTGTCATCACCGAGATGGAGCCTCGATCGACTGTCATCACCGAGAAGGAGCCTCGATCGACTGTCATCACCGAGAAGGAGCCTCGATCGACTGTCATCACCGAGAAGGAGCCTCGATCGACTGTCATCACCAAGCAGGAGGCGAGATCGACTGTCATCACCGAGAAGGAGCCTCGATCGACTGTCATCATCAAGAAGGAGCCTCGATCGACTGTCAGCACCAAGGGAGAGGCGAGATCAACTGTCATCACCAAGAAGGAGCCTCGATCGACTGTCATCACCGAGAAGGAGCCTCGATCGACTGTCATCACCGAGAAGGAGCCTCGATCGACTGTCATCATCAAGAAGGAGCCTCGATCGACTGTCAGCACCACGAAGGACCCGAGATCGACAGACATCACCACGATGGAGCCACGTTCGAGTGTCATCACCACGAAGGAGCTTTGATCGACTGTCATCACCGAGAAGGAGCCTCGATCGACTGTCATCACCGAGAAGGAGCCTCGATCGACTGTCATCACCGAGAAGGAGCCTCGATCGACTGTCATCACCGAGAAGGAGCCTCGATCGACTGTCATCACCAAGAAGGAGCCTCGATCGAGTGTCATCACCAAGAAGGAGCCTCGATCGACTGTCATCACCGAGAAGGAGCCTCGATCGACTGTCATCACCGAGAAGGAGCCTCGATCGACTGTCATCACCGAGAAGGAGCCTCGATCGACTGTCATCACCAAGAAAGAGCCTCGACCGACTGTCATCACCAAGAAGGAGCCTCGATCGACTGTCATCACCAAGAAGGAGCCGAGATCGACTGTCATCACCGAGAAGGAGGCGAGATCGACTGTCATCACCAAGAAGGAGCCGAGATCGACTGTCATCACCGAGAAGGAGACGAGATCAACTGTCATCACCGAGAAGGAGTCGAGATCGACTGTCATCACCAAGAAGGAGCCTTGATTGGCTGTCATCACCACGAAGGAGCCTCGATCGACTGTCATCACCACGAAGGAGCCTCGATCGACTGCCATCACCAAGAAGGGGCAACGATCGACCGTCATCACAAAGAATGGGCTACGATCGACCATCATCACCAAGAAGAGGCTACGATCGACCATCATCACCAAGAAGGGGCTACAATCGACCATCATCACCAAGAAGGGGCTACAATCGACCATCGTTACCAAGAATGGGCTACGATCAAGCATCAAGGGCATCAAAAGACTCAGCCTTTAAACAAAAGAAGCCCATCAGTGCAAAGAGCCTGGCGAAGAAATTACTGAAAGCATCAG CTGTTCAATCTCTTTCAGAACAGTGTGACATTGAGGCTATGGCTAAGACTCTGGGTTCTGTCATACTAGCTGAACTAACCAAGGTGAAGTCAGCTTCTGCCTCAttgtcatcagcatcatcatccccTAAAGCAGAGGAAGAGTTACTGTCAACGCCCTCAAAATCAAGCTCTGACCTGCGGAAAAGACAG TCCGGCAAATCTTCACCTCCAACAGTGGTGAGACTACAAGGGGTTGATAAATCTCTGTCGCGCAATGACGTCGTCACAGCTTTGGAGCACTATGGGAGAACCAAATCGGTTTTACTATTTCGGTCTAAACTGCAG GCAGTGGCCTGTTACGAGAACGAGGAAGATGCAAAGAAGCTGATGACTGTAGAGAGCCTTAATGTCAAAGGATTACCAGTCACTGTCGTCAGACATAAG GATGAGGAAAAGATGCCTCATCAGGA taaacCTTCCACATCCAGTGTATCCAATCCTCAAACCAATGAATCTATAACCGCTGCCAGGCCTAGAAAGGTTCTTCTCCCTACACCTAAAAGGCCTTTATTCTCTGGCAAAAGAGAGTCTTTTGCAAACATTCTTATCACTCGGATGTTTGACTGTCCAGGGACTGCCACTAAGCCCAAAGTCCTAATGTCCAAATCAAAAAAGATCTCAACCAGGCAGTTGGCTAAAACTATAAAAGCAGGGAAGTTGCCTGTCAAAAAGGCCAAAAAGAGGCAAAGTACATCATCTGGATCCATGTTAGGAACCGGTCAGTCCAAGCAGAAACCTACAGCTGAGACTTCAGTTACCAGTGTTACACAATCTGtggtggagaaaaaagaaacagacgcCACCTCAACAACTGAAGAGGCAGTTGGGCCGCAGGAAGACAAAGCAGAGATTGAAACCTCAAATGTGACCAGTTTTAAACCTCAGCATCAATCAGAACTGGACCAAGATGCTGAAGAGCTTCAATCAATGCAGCTTGAGGAAACAGGACTTGGTGCCACAGAGCCCATGGAGGTTGACATTCGTGAGAGTCAGACACCAAGTAGTCCGTTTGAAACCCACCcagaagacacaaaaacaataaaacaag ATGTGGTGACATCAGTGACGACACAAGCTGATCCGTCAGTCAGGAATCCATCCGTCACCGTTGTGAGCCGACATCAAGCAGCTGCATCCACGTCGTCTGAACCCGGGCCTGAAAGCAGTCATCTGACAATTGGAGAGATGGTGGAGGAACACATGAATATTGAAAGACTAG TGTGCATCAACTTGAAAACCTGCTTTACACCAAAG TTTCTAAGTCATGGTCCCCGAGTTTGTAAGGTGCTGGTGACTGGTTTACCTCCATATTACGATGGCTGCTACACAGAGAAGGACATAGTCAAAATGCTCATCCCGTTGGGGTTTGAAAGTCACACTCGAGCTATTTATGTTGTTCCTCAAATGTGTATG GCTTTGGTCCAGATTTCAAAAGCAAACTTTGTCCAGTACCTAAAGCAAGAAGCCAGGAGAAAGAACATCTTGAAATTCAAAGGACATAAAATCAAGTTACGTGTACTCAAGAATGACATAGACATGACCCAG AGAGGGATGTACATCTTTCTCATGAAGCTAATGAATTCT CCTGTGACTTGTCTAGGATTCAAAGTAGTCTTCATCAAGAACATTTCACCAAGTGAGATTGAGACCCTCAGGGAAATGGTGAAGAAACAATGTTGCATCAAGAACTTCCTACCACTCCTGAACAAG GTATATATAGAATTCAAGACCGCTTGGGATGCTGATCAGTTCGGAATTTGTTGCAATCTCCTTCCCAAAAACCCCCATCGTGGAGTCTACAGGCTGAGATcagaaaaaatatctgaatcCATCG AATTGCCAGCTTGTGGAAACACTTCAGACTGTCAAGATGTTGCAACAGAACGTTACCCTTCAGCAGAAGCCATTCCACCAAAAAGCACCACACCATTTTGGATGACGATAACAACTTGTCCTTATTTATACCCTACTTCATTTCCTTATTTCATCAACCCCA ATAACCTGACGGTCAACGGAGAGAAGGACATGGAG GAGGCCAACCGTATTGGCTCCAAGATCCCCACAATCATGTTGACTGGTTTTACCAATGGATTGCACAAGCATGAGGATGTGGTCAAGCTACTGAGGCCATATTTTCCCAAACACAACCTTGACTTCCTGTACTACAACGTGTTGGTCCTTCCACTGCAGAGGAGG GCCTTTGTGTTTTTCACCGACTGGACTTCATGCTGCGATTTTGTTAGAGATCACATCTCAAAACCGGTTTCTGTCAGAAACTGCACTCTCACAGTCCACTTTGTGTTGGAAGACATGGGTCCTGTGTCCAGTGAG GAAATGGTGTATAGAACTGCCATGAAGTGGACCTCTCCT GAGTTTCCAGTGTCTCCCCCAGAGACCCTGGAGGATCGGttgctgtgtgtggaggtttcTGTGACATTTGTAGCCCTCATCAAGATGGTCATAAACATGATCGGCTCCTTGGCAACACTTGTCAACTTCCTGCCGTTGTCTAATAAG ATATATGTGGAGATAGCGGACTCACGTGGCATCACTCAggtgatgaaaaaaatacaaggaagATCTAAAAAGCAACGTCTTTG GAGTTGTGTTCTACACATTGAGAC tTTGAAGAGTCTAAAAGAGAGACTACAGCATAAAAGGGAGTGGGAAACCCAGCCTTCTGTCACCTCTGAACAGAGAGCTGCTGCCTCAAGCAATGtagctggagaggaggatgctgAGAAACCAGGTCCAGAGATCTCCAATGTACCCACTGCTGATCCTAAAGAGAACCCTTCAGGTGTTCCTCAGATTGATAACCATATTTTTAAGGTGATCAAAGAAGCTGTTCGCCAGCACAGACTCACCCAACGGACCACACCCCTGTTTGCAGGGATAGCG ATGGAGGAGGATAGCAGCGCTGATGTCCAGCAAACTGGACCAAAAGAAGACCAGACTTTGCAAGTCTTGGACAGTGTTAACAATGAAGACAAAGTTGGTCCAGAGGAATTCAGTGAAATGGAAATTGACGGCACATTCCAAGTGTTGGACTGTCTCACTGAAGATCAAGCTACTACAGATGAAGTCAGTGCCCTGGTCCAGGATGATTGTTCCTCCACAATAAAGTCATTGACTGGAGATGCTGCAGTTCCTGTCGGTGATGCATCTGAAGAAAGATCAGCAGGTCCACCAGATCAAGAGATGCATAAAAATGATTCACAAGTTTTAGGTTCAAGTTGCAAACAAGGTTCAAATGGTAAGAGAGGGAAAGGGCTTTCAACACAATCCTACAAAGATCTGAAGTATCCTGATGGACAAATCTCAAATGAAGACCAGCCCCTTGAAGACCATGACGAAAAATTAAAAGATCTCAACAGTCTTTTCACTGAACAAGGAACCTTTGAGATTTTGGACTCGGTTGAAGAAATTGTAACAAAACATGAGAACCAAAAACCTGGAACTCCTAGTTGCCAGATATCTGACGAAAATGTTACGTCCATCGCCAATGACTCCTTGAAGGTAGTGGATTCTTTGAAAGGTCTTACACCTGCTACAGAAACTGAGTCACAGTCTGATGGCAAGGGGGAAAAGGCCAAGAAAAGGGAGACAACCATTAGAAATGATAGACCATCAAGGAGGATCACATCCTCCAAAAATGAAGAGAATAATTCAGGTAAAAAACAGGACAAGGCAGCAATAAAAATGGACCCCACAACAGACGGTGGTAAAAAAGGCACAGGGACTATGGACAAGATGGATTTTCAAATAGTATACTCAGTTGAAGATGAATCAGTTGTAGATACCTCCACCAACATAGAAAGGTCTGGTAGGAGAAGGAGTGCAAGGGGCAAGAAGGATGAAAAAATTACATCAACTCTCACAAACATTCCTGACAAACCTGTCGAGGACGAGGAAGCTACAGCAGATGAACCAACCATCACAACAAGATCTGCCAGAGGAAAAATGAAGAAGACAGTCGCTCCAAAAAAAGCCATTCCAACAAGGAGGGCCAAGTCTGCTCGGATACAGGAGCAAAACAAGGAACAAACTAAGAATAAAGAGGCTGACGTAACAAATGAAAGCCCAAACAGGAGTGGAATCAGTGAAACAGAAGCTTGTGAGGAGGATTCTACTTACAAAATATTTGACTCCGTAGAAGAAGTCGGTAAGAATAACCGACCAGCAACgggccaaaaaagaaaaaggggaagaccaaagaaatTGACTAAAAAAGCCAAACAAGATAATGCAGCATCAAAACAAGTGGAGAATGATGCATCCAAAACTGTGACTGATGAAGAGGCAACCAGCGTACTCATCAGCTTGAATGAA aCCTTGGTGACTTTAGATGAAGCAGGCAGTGATGAGAAAAAGATGCAGGAAGAAGCCAAACAGGAAGATGAACCAG TGAAGAAATCTACCAGCAGCAAAGTTTCCATTAAACACGAgcgagaagaagaaaaggaaccAACTGATATACCGTCTCCAACTTCACTCGGTGCTTCGATGTCACTGGACAAAAATCTGCGTTCATCTGACGACCAGCCtgaggtcttgaagacagaggtggaggtggaagcaGCGGCTAAAGCCGACATCGATTCCACCTCTTCAGGAGCGGATCGGCCTCCAGAGCTGGAGACGCTGGACGGATGTAAGGATGAAGGATGGAGCAGGAGAGACATTAAAG aTGTGAGTAAACAGAGGGGGGATCTTACCGAACCTGAAGCAAAGCGATGTCGTTTTCATTCTCCTTGCGACCCTGCCGACTTCAAACTGCCATCGCTGAAG CCCCCTGTCTCAGACGAAGGTGAGAAGGAAACAGAGCTACCATGTGTAGACCCTTTTGGCCAGCCGGGAGTGAAGGACGACAGTGTCGGAGTCGCTTCTGCACAAAGACCAGATGTGAAACCAGCCTTTGAAGCTCGCACTGAAAACAGGGAGTCTCACAATTCATACTGTCCTCCACTTGGGGAGAAAAGGATTCAGTTCTTCGATAAATTTGGGACACGATTCAATGATAAAGATTTGATTAATCCCAACAACTGGGGTAAAATCGCTTCTGCAAGACAAGGAAGGGTTCCACGGCACAATCCTTTCAGTCATATGGACGTTTGGAAGTCCACACAAATTAAGTCTGAGTCAACAATGTTGAGTTGCTTCGCTGTTGAGACCCCCAACAAACCGGCCAATCAGTGCGATGTGCGGATGACCATCTACCATCACAACCACGGTCCTTGGGCTGAGGTAGAGATGATGGAAAAAGAAAGGACTCAACTTCTGACTTTCCTAGTTGCACCACCAGGACCCGTGTTCCCCACACTCCCCCAAGGATGCTTTTATAACGGTCCCACTGGGATCATGAAAACACATAAGAGGAAAAAATACATGTGA